In uncultured Desulfuromonas sp., the genomic stretch TGTCACCTCGTTGGAACACAAAGGCCCGACGACCGCTGTCGTCGATTTCGATCACACCCGTCGCAATCAAAAGGCTTATCTCGAAGCTTTCTTGAAGTTTAATCTTGTTCGATCCGTTCTCTTTGTGACTGACGGTCAGCAGTAAATTGTTATGACTGGCCATGAGACGCCCTTTCTGACAGCGTTCAAGCAAAGCGAGACACGATAAGTCGATAAGCGGGATTGTGATGCCGGTCACCGTTAAACTGAGGGCCTTTAATCCGGGGCTCAGGTTGACATACAGCAGGTGGTCCAGTTGTGCGGTCGCTGTGGTCGGTGTCAATTGAAAGTGGGCCGAATGCTCTAAAACGATCCGAACTATCTCTGTGGCGGCTGCTGGTGTGAGTTCGAGGCCCGTGAGAAGGTCCGCCAGGTCGTTTTGAATTCTTTCCACTGCGAGCCGGCGGATCTCGTGGTCGGCACTTGGGTAGTCGAGACGCGAGAAACTGTGATCTTTTTTCAGTGTGCTTACCAGCTTGCGCAGGGCAATAAAGCGTCGTTCCGTACGTTTCAAGTCGTTCCTCTTTTTTCGCTCGTTCTCCACACGCTCTTCGACTGTTTGATATCTGTCGGCAAGACGTTGATACTCAATAATCGGTTCTACCCATTTAGGCGTATGTGACTCAATACGTTTCGCCATGACGGACTCCGGCTGAAAAATGCCATCTCCCTGTTGTTGAAAAAAGTACTATTCTTCGTTTTATCGGCAGGTTATGGGAGAATCTTTAATCTTGATTGGCTAATACTCATGGTGGGGTGGAGTGGTGATGTTCCTGAATCTGAAATAAGCGGAGCCTGGGTCGGCTCCGCTTTTAGGTGTGTGTTGAAAAAAATTACAATTTTAACTTTTTATGTGTTTGCGACTGTAACAGATGAGACAGAACAGGCCGCCACACAACAGAAGAAGGGTTGAGGGCTCGGGAACAGGTGCCGGCGCGACTTCGGTGCCGAATATCTGAATTTCTCCCACTGAATAATTATAGTCGGAAGGGGTAACGCCGGTCAGTCGCAACGTCTGAGTTTCAAATGCGGCGAAATCGATCTGAGAGATATATTCCCTTTCCCCGTCTTTTGTACTCATGGTGTCCATGCCGCTGCCGACCTCACCCATTGTGCTGGCGATTGTAAAGGCATTTGTCCATGTTGAACCACTGCCAAGGTAATCAAGGGTGTAGCCATCATTGTTGTCGACTGAAATGACGACGTCAGTGATACGGAACGTCCCTCCAAGGTCAATATCAAGGTAGGGTACATTTGTCTGGCCAGGTGACCACCACACGGTGTTGGTTTTCCAGTTTCCCCACTCCAAAGGAAAGGAACCATCGGTCAGATAAGTGAGATCACCATTGAAGGGCGAAGGACCTGATGCGGTAATTGTTAACGAGTTGATGAGATAGGCATTTGCTCCAGAAGTGATTGCACATAACACGAAAACAGATAAGCCCAAAACCAGTTTTTTCATTGCTCCCCTCCATACCTAAAGAATTCATATCCATTGTTTCTATGTTGAGCACTAAATATTTGCAATAAAACATATGCAATAAATATGCCTGAGACATAACTGGCTTGTATGATAGGTTTTTTTGCGGGGCTGGCCGCAGAATGTTGTTGGGTGTAAAGAGAGCCGACAGGCTTATGGGCTGGTCTTAAGCGCCTTTTGCGGCACGATTTTTTTATCAACAGTGTTACACGCCATCGGGAAGCTTCGATCGCATCATCTCGCGGCGATCCAGCTGATGACCATCGACGATAAACGTGCCATCGCCTTTGGCGTGCAGGGTGCGTGTTTCTTGCCGTTCTTTATCGAACCAGGCTTCGAGCCCTTCGAGGACGACAATATGCTGCTCGGGCATGATCTCAGTGACCCGGCACTCGATATTGGCCAGGCACTCTTTGATCAAAGGCGCTTTGATATGCTCTGCCGGTAGAGGAGTGAGGCCGAATGCGGCAAACTTATCCGTGGTGCTGCCAGAGCAGGTGCCGACACCGACAACCTGATCAAGAAGGTCGATTGTCGGAATAGAAAGGACGCACTCTTTAGTTTGGGTCAGGGCGGTGTACGAATAGTTCCAGGGGCCGGTGGTGAGGGCAAAACTGGGGGTGAAATCCATGACCATCGTCCAGGAGATGGTCATGATGTTGCTCTTATGGCCATCGTGGGTGGTGACCAGGATGACAGGGCCGGGTTCGAGCAGGGTAAACGCGGTATGGAGGTCCATCTTTTCCATGAGTCGCACCTTTTGGGATTGGTCGCTTTTAGACAGTATAGCTTGCCCGCACCGGATTGCCTAGAGTTGAATCCGGTGCGGGACAACGGTGAGTGCTCTGATAAAGCACTCGTACTTCAGCCCACTCAATTTTATCATCGCAAAGAGCATTTGTCGGAGCGAATTTATTCGCGAAGTGTTCTGGTCATTGATCCTTATCATGATAGGAATTCGCGGCTGAAGCCGATCCTACAAGAGACAATTTCAATGATGCTGACGTACTTAGTAGCGGATTTCGTAGCCTGCTTTGATCAGGCGTCCCAGCCCATAGTATTCCGATGTGGTGGAGCCTCCGGTAACAACCTCTTCATCGAACAGGTTGTCGACGCTGAAGGTGAGGGCACCCACCGGTAGTTGATACCGGCTGTACAGGTTTACGGTGATTTCACTTTCCAAGTCGTCTTCGCGGTCATTAAGATTGATGAGATCGACATTGAATGTGAACAGACGGCCCAGGTACTTCATGCCAAAGGCGGTCTGGACCCGTGGCCCTACCTGGGTCAGGATACCGTCGCTATCGTCGGCTTTTGGGTTGGCGACAAAGCCGCGCGCTGAAAAGGACAGATTTTTCCAGACACCTTGTCCCTGATGAAAGGGAGCGAAGACCAGTTTCCATTCGAAGCCTTGGTTTTCGTAATCACCGGCATTGTAATAGCTGTTCATCCCATCAGCGCGTTCGTAGGAGATGATTTTGTCTTCGAACTTCATCAGGAACACTGCCACACGCAGATGGATGGCAGGGTGGTCGTATTTCATCCCGGCTTCATACGTCCAGCCTTCTTCAGGTTCCAGGTCGGGGTTGCCGACGCGGGTTGCCGTGGAATAATACTGATCATTGAAACTGGGGGCGCGAAATGCTTTACCGGCATTGGCAAACAGGTGTAAAGCCGATGTTACCTCGAAGTTGAGTCCGGCACTGGGCAGAAACCGACTGTAGTTGCGGGCACCATCGTAGCCATTAATCCATTGTTCCCGCGCTCCGGCACTGACGAGCAGGCGCTCAAAGAAAGGGCGCTTTACCTGCCAGAACAGAGCACTGTCATCACGGGCGTGGCGACCGTAGGAGTAGTCGTAATCGGCCACCCGGCGGGTGATGTCTGCACCGATGGTTTGTTTCAGGCTGAAGGCGTTAAAACGGTAGTCACCACTGAGACCGTAGTTGTAATTGCGGCGCTTTTCTTCCGGGGCACTGGGTGATGTTTGGTTTTTGGTCAGCTCATCAAAGGAATAGAACCCTTTGACGGTAACATTGTCTGCCTCGTAGCGGATGTCGGCAAAGTGTTTTTCCTGATCTTGATCATAGAAAATCGGCTCCTTGCTCGGACTGTCATAGCGTTTAACAAAGCCGGTTTCAATGGTTGTTACCAAGTAGTCGATGGTCCAGTGCTCTGCCGGACGGTAATTGAGGCTGGCCGAGAGCTGATCGGTGGCCTGCATGTCATAGCGGTAGGGACTCTTGGCTGAAAATTTACGATAGATGGTATCGATGCCGTCAAGGCGCTGATAGCGGGCTCCGAGGTTGAGTTTTTCGCTGGTCAGACCGACGCTGTGATTCTGATAACCGAGTTCGCCTAATTCGACGCTGGCGTAGGGGGAACATTGCTGGCCGGGTTGGCGGGTGATGATGTTGATGACACCGGTCATGGCATCGGCACCGTACAGGGTCGATGCGGCTCCGCTGAGGATTTCAACCCGCTCGATCTGATCAAGGCCGATGGCGTTGAGGTCGTAACTGCCTCCTGAGGCGCTTTGAA encodes the following:
- a CDS encoding flavin reductase family protein; translation: MEKMDLHTAFTLLEPGPVILVTTHDGHKSNIMTISWTMVMDFTPSFALTTGPWNYSYTALTQTKECVLSIPTIDLLDQVVGVGTCSGSTTDKFAAFGLTPLPAEHIKAPLIKECLANIECRVTEIMPEQHIVVLEGLEAWFDKERQETRTLHAKGDGTFIVDGHQLDRREMMRSKLPDGV
- a CDS encoding TonB-dependent receptor yields the protein MKTMQWNFLMAALLCVIMAGTGSVWAEETAQEYDLGQIIVTADRYPVNEQKSARFVTVLTAEQLEESGGNNVIDALKRSGTLSYKSLAPLGVSRMGMKSEVSIRGLEDGELVLINGVPIQSASGGSYDLNAIGLDQIERVEILSGAASTLYGADAMTGVINIITRQPGQQCSPYASVELGELGYQNHSVGLTSEKLNLGARYQRLDGIDTIYRKFSAKSPYRYDMQATDQLSASLNYRPAEHWTIDYLVTTIETGFVKRYDSPSKEPIFYDQDQEKHFADIRYEADNVTVKGFYSFDELTKNQTSPSAPEEKRRNYNYGLSGDYRFNAFSLKQTIGADITRRVADYDYSYGRHARDDSALFWQVKRPFFERLLVSAGAREQWINGYDGARNYSRFLPSAGLNFEVTSALHLFANAGKAFRAPSFNDQYYSTATRVGNPDLEPEEGWTYEAGMKYDHPAIHLRVAVFLMKFEDKIISYERADGMNSYYNAGDYENQGFEWKLVFAPFHQGQGVWKNLSFSARGFVANPKADDSDGILTQVGPRVQTAFGMKYLGRLFTFNVDLINLNDREDDLESEITVNLYSRYQLPVGALTFSVDNLFDEEVVTGGSTTSEYYGLGRLIKAGYEIRY
- a CDS encoding discoidin domain-containing protein — protein: MKKLVLGLSVFVLCAITSGANAYLINSLTITASGPSPFNGDLTYLTDGSFPLEWGNWKTNTVWWSPGQTNVPYLDIDLGGTFRITDVVISVDNNDGYTLDYLGSGSTWTNAFTIASTMGEVGSGMDTMSTKDGEREYISQIDFAAFETQTLRLTGVTPSDYNYSVGEIQIFGTEVAPAPVPEPSTLLLLCGGLFCLICYSRKHIKS